A single window of Nicotiana tomentosiformis chromosome 1, ASM39032v3, whole genome shotgun sequence DNA harbors:
- the LOC138908839 gene encoding uncharacterized protein, whose amino-acid sequence MKRLDLWDHLYYLASDMELPWLVGGDFNVILYEYEKIGGLLVHPPEYENFAFCVNSCGLFEQGYKGSPSTWWNGRSNAECIFKRLDRIFVNLPFQNMFPTIEVEHLIRTGLDHAPMLMTCGVQTTNFVKPFNFLNFWTKHATFMDVVRQN is encoded by the coding sequence atgaagaggttggatttgtgggatcacttgtattatttagcaagtgatatggaattaccatggttggtaGGAGGAGATTTCAATGTGATATTGTATGAATATGAGAAAATAGGGGGACTTCTAGTACACCCTCCTGAATATGAGAattttgcattttgtgtaaactcttgtggtttgtttgagcaagggtacaaaggaagtccatccacatggtggaatgggagatcTAATGCTGAGTGTATCTTCAAGAGATTGGATAGGATTTTTGTGAATTTGCCATTTCAGAACATGTTTccaactattgaagttgagcatctaatcagaactGGATTAGATCATGCACCAATGCTAATGACATGTGGGGTGCAGACAACcaattttgtcaagcctttcaatttcttaaacttttggacaaagcatgcTACATTTATGGATGTGGTGAGGCAGAATTAG